Proteins found in one Prochlorothrix hollandica PCC 9006 = CALU 1027 genomic segment:
- a CDS encoding tetratricopeptide repeat protein, translating to MTGTRKRWLINGFLIVALVSFVGISIAPLLNSLVQNNPTPAVSPQATPGSPATPGLSDTEKTALEDQAKGYELVLQREPENTTALKGLLETRLRLGDIAGAIVPLEKLAEFNPEQTEYTVLLAQAKQQVGDREGAADAYRTILTAKPGDLAALQGLVALLLQEERPEAALGLLQDTLKLAEQATAEGVGAMDVASIRLILGQVYAEQQRYDEAIAIYDEISLLNTTDFRPILAKALVLRTQGQEDLAKPLFEESAALAPAQYKDQIKQLIEESAPPIPSVDPNVPAIDPLDPSTPETPETPETPDLEAGSSDTPAGDPEPTN from the coding sequence GTGACGGGAACACGCAAGCGCTGGCTGATTAATGGGTTTTTGATTGTTGCCTTGGTGTCCTTCGTTGGTATTTCCATCGCACCCTTGCTCAATAGCCTGGTGCAAAATAACCCGACCCCTGCGGTTTCCCCCCAAGCCACTCCCGGATCCCCCGCCACCCCAGGGCTAAGCGACACGGAAAAAACGGCCCTGGAGGATCAGGCCAAAGGCTATGAATTGGTGTTGCAGCGGGAACCCGAAAACACCACGGCCCTCAAGGGATTGCTGGAAACTCGACTGCGGCTGGGGGATATTGCCGGGGCGATCGTACCCTTAGAAAAGTTGGCAGAGTTTAACCCGGAACAAACGGAATACACGGTGCTGCTGGCCCAGGCTAAGCAACAAGTGGGCGATCGCGAAGGAGCCGCCGATGCCTATCGCACCATTTTGACCGCCAAGCCTGGAGACTTAGCCGCCCTCCAAGGTCTCGTGGCCCTATTGCTCCAGGAAGAGCGCCCAGAAGCGGCCCTCGGCTTACTGCAAGACACCTTGAAGCTGGCAGAACAGGCCACGGCAGAGGGAGTGGGGGCGATGGATGTGGCTTCCATTCGGCTGATTTTGGGACAGGTCTATGCGGAACAACAGCGCTATGACGAGGCGATCGCCATTTACGATGAAATTAGCCTGCTCAACACCACCGACTTCCGTCCCATCTTGGCCAAAGCTCTCGTTCTGCGCACCCAGGGCCAGGAAGACTTAGCGAAACCCTTATTTGAAGAATCTGCGGCCCTAGCTCCCGCCCAATATAAGGACCAAATCAAACAACTGATCGAGGAGTCCGCTCCCCCCATCCCCAGCGTTGATCCCAATGTTCCGGCGATCGATCCCCTAGATCCCAGCACCCCAGAAACCCCAGAAACCCCAGAAACCCCAGACCTGGAAGCGGGTAGCTCGGACACCCCGGCGGGCGACCCTGAACCCACCAACTAG